In Caproiciproducens sp. NJN-50, the following are encoded in one genomic region:
- a CDS encoding GntP family permease produces the protein MSSAYVLIVFAVVIVMMIVLISRFHVHPGIGILIAAIVLAIGLGYNWSEIEDDINTGFAGTIQSVAIVIFLGCILGTILEKTGAAVRITKWAVNLVGEKNIIWAIGLSSFILGIPIFADDVVILLIPIVSLLAVQTQKSMMSYGTALYMGALITASLVPPTPGPVSAAALLKVPLGQAILWGTIVAIPSTIAAILYCRTLKTPVLPKPEYVNAAKETDEKSLPSLGMSLLPILLPLVLIGIDTVSNIVAKDSRFTNVMDFIGSPLAALFSGCIFSLVLTGKKWKTKEVLNDWVETACRSAAMPIIVTGMGGALAWFVKESKVADSIAKMVAGSSFPAILVPILIAALIHVITGSNALGVMTAAALVQPMLGAFGISPLAAFLGCGTGALMFKHANSSGFWVTVSMSNMDVKQGLRGVGVASTVAGFTGAVVTCILSFAKVI, from the coding sequence ATGTCAAGCGCATATGTCTTAATTGTATTTGCAGTTGTCATTGTCATGATGATTGTCCTGATCTCAAGATTTCACGTCCATCCAGGAATCGGAATTCTGATCGCCGCCATCGTTCTGGCGATCGGCCTGGGTTACAATTGGTCTGAAATCGAAGATGACATTAATACCGGCTTTGCCGGTACCATTCAAAGCGTTGCAATCGTCATATTTCTCGGCTGCATTCTCGGCACGATTCTGGAGAAGACCGGCGCGGCGGTCCGCATCACCAAGTGGGCGGTCAACCTCGTCGGGGAGAAGAACATTATCTGGGCAATCGGACTAAGCTCGTTCATCCTCGGAATTCCGATTTTTGCGGATGACGTCGTCATTCTGTTGATCCCGATCGTTTCCCTGCTCGCCGTCCAAACCCAAAAATCCATGATGAGCTACGGGACCGCCCTGTATATGGGCGCACTGATTACGGCTTCCTTAGTACCGCCCACGCCCGGTCCCGTTTCGGCGGCGGCCCTGCTGAAGGTTCCACTCGGCCAAGCGATCCTCTGGGGCACCATCGTCGCAATTCCCAGCACGATCGCCGCCATTCTCTATTGCAGAACCCTGAAAACGCCGGTTCTGCCGAAGCCCGAATATGTCAACGCCGCAAAAGAGACGGATGAGAAGAGCCTGCCCAGCCTTGGCATGTCGCTTCTGCCGATCCTTCTTCCGCTGGTTCTGATCGGAATCGACACCGTCTCGAATATTGTGGCGAAAGACTCCCGCTTCACAAACGTTATGGACTTCATTGGAAGCCCGCTTGCCGCGTTGTTCAGCGGCTGCATTTTTTCCTTGGTGCTGACGGGAAAGAAATGGAAAACGAAAGAAGTATTGAACGACTGGGTGGAGACGGCCTGCAGGAGCGCGGCCATGCCGATTATCGTGACCGGCATGGGGGGAGCGCTCGCATGGTTTGTCAAAGAAAGCAAAGTTGCGGACTCGATCGCCAAAATGGTCGCCGGCTCTTCTTTCCCGGCGATTCTGGTTCCCATCCTGATCGCGGCGCTGATCCATGTGATCACCGGTTCCAACGCTCTTGGAGTCATGACGGCGGCGGCCCTGGTGCAGCCGATGCTGGGGGCGTTCGGAATTTCGCCGTTGGCGGCGTTCCTCGGCTGCGGGACTGGCGCTCTGATGTTCAAGCACGCCAATTCCTCCGGATTCTGGGTCACGGTCTCCATGTCAAACATGGACGTGAAACAGGGGCTTCGCGGCGTGGGGGTGGCCTCTACGGTCGCAGGTTTCACCGGTGCCGTTGTCACTTGTATCCTGAGTTTTGCAAAAGTCATTTAG
- a CDS encoding tripartite tricarboxylate transporter permease, protein MLEIFTFTHITMALLGVVAGLVFGAIPGMTATMAVAIFLPLTYAYDIQTSLFLLLGLYVGGISGGLIPAILINIPGTPASITTCFDGYPMARRGEGERALKLGITASLLGGLISLICLALFTPPLAALALKFSAVEKFLVILFALTIIAALSKGQMLVGVFMGFLGVLIALMGTFDDNNKLRMVPGFLSEPLIYGFSLLPVIIGLFALGQMFAEAETGMKKNVIDDSVMQNTIKFSFRDFKGQTVNVLRSALLGTFTGLLPGVGGSAASLLSYSQAKNFSKHPEKYGTGFPEAVIASETANNGMTGGAMIPLLSMGIPGDSTTAVLIGAFALQGMQIGPLFISQNPELWNAILWAMLLCNLYMFVVMFFPIKYISKIVYVPKQRLYPVIILACIIGAYAGNNGVAFDMWSLIIFGILGYVFDKLKLPTTPFLIGFILGGDLEKYFVDAIKGSSGRLSIFFTRGPICWVLWLFIILSIAYAVVSDRKDKRKAASQAQQ, encoded by the coding sequence ATGCTGGAAATATTTACATTTACTCATATCACAATGGCCCTTCTGGGAGTCGTCGCCGGACTCGTGTTCGGCGCCATCCCGGGGATGACCGCGACGATGGCCGTCGCCATTTTTCTGCCTCTTACTTACGCCTACGACATACAAACCTCCCTGTTCCTTCTGCTGGGCCTCTATGTGGGCGGCATCTCCGGCGGCCTGATCCCCGCCATTCTGATCAACATTCCGGGCACGCCCGCCTCCATCACCACCTGCTTCGACGGGTACCCGATGGCGCGCCGGGGAGAAGGGGAACGCGCGCTGAAGCTCGGCATCACCGCCTCGCTGCTCGGCGGCCTCATCAGCCTGATCTGCCTCGCCCTGTTTACTCCTCCGCTGGCGGCGCTCGCCCTGAAATTTTCTGCGGTGGAGAAATTTCTGGTGATTCTGTTCGCCCTGACCATCATCGCCGCACTGTCCAAGGGGCAGATGCTGGTGGGCGTGTTCATGGGCTTTCTCGGCGTGCTGATTGCGCTGATGGGCACTTTCGACGACAACAACAAACTGCGCATGGTTCCCGGTTTTCTGAGCGAACCCCTGATTTACGGCTTTTCACTGCTCCCGGTCATCATCGGGCTGTTCGCCCTGGGGCAGATGTTTGCCGAGGCGGAAACCGGCATGAAGAAGAACGTCATTGATGATTCCGTCATGCAAAATACCATAAAGTTCAGTTTCCGCGATTTCAAGGGCCAAACCGTCAACGTGCTTCGCTCCGCCCTGCTGGGTACTTTCACCGGTCTCCTCCCCGGAGTCGGGGGCAGCGCGGCCAGTCTGCTTTCTTATTCCCAGGCCAAGAACTTTTCCAAACATCCTGAAAAATATGGGACCGGCTTTCCGGAAGCGGTGATCGCCAGTGAAACTGCGAATAACGGGATGACAGGCGGGGCAATGATCCCTCTCCTTTCCATGGGGATTCCGGGCGACTCCACCACGGCGGTGCTGATCGGCGCGTTCGCCCTGCAGGGCATGCAGATTGGCCCCCTGTTTATCTCGCAGAACCCGGAACTTTGGAACGCGATTCTATGGGCAATGCTTCTGTGCAACCTTTATATGTTTGTCGTCATGTTCTTCCCCATCAAGTATATTTCAAAGATCGTCTATGTCCCCAAGCAGCGGCTTTATCCGGTGATCATTCTGGCCTGCATCATCGGCGCTTATGCGGGCAACAACGGCGTTGCGTTCGACATGTGGAGCCTCATTATCTTCGGAATCCTCGGATATGTTTTCGATAAACTGAAGCTGCCTACCACCCCGTTCCTGATCGGATTCATTCTTGGCGGAGATCTAGAGAAATATTTCGTGGACGCAATCAAGGGTTCCAGCGGCCGTTTGTCCATCTTCTTCACCCGCGGGCCAATTTGCTGGGTCCTTTGGCTGTTTATTATTCTTTCTATCGCATATGCAGTTGTTTCCGACCGAAAAGACAAAAGGAAGGCCGCTTCACAGGCGCAGCAATAA
- a CDS encoding LysR family transcriptional regulator translates to MDTKQISFILTIAEEGGITKAANKLFISQSALDQQLLKLENELGTQLFVRSHNNFFLTKAGEVYVAYAKRMLSLKNEAYSKIQDLTDRQKGTLSLAFAPERGMEMFMSVYPEFYQAYPEVVVRPREIGVKKQLEMLQNEELDLGFVSLTAENLPGLVLKPLLKEEFVFIVPLSHPLSELAAPPGKPLTVLEVERLKDLTFSLMYKESTQRKVIDSLFVKHGIDLKVFLTTASNRANISMVKNGLSCSILPYYYVRNRRDVACFRLFDRPSWALCACYRANRYLSNPAKRFTELAKEYFEQENRPKIGE, encoded by the coding sequence ATGGATACGAAACAGATCAGCTTCATCCTCACTATCGCGGAGGAAGGCGGGATTACAAAGGCTGCCAACAAGCTCTTTATCAGCCAGTCCGCGCTGGATCAGCAGCTGCTGAAGCTGGAAAACGAGCTTGGCACTCAGCTTTTTGTCCGCTCCCACAATAACTTTTTCCTCACGAAAGCAGGGGAAGTCTATGTTGCATACGCAAAACGCATGTTAAGCCTCAAGAACGAAGCGTACAGCAAGATCCAGGACCTGACCGATCGCCAGAAAGGGACGCTGTCCCTGGCTTTCGCGCCCGAACGCGGCATGGAGATGTTTATGTCCGTTTATCCGGAGTTCTATCAGGCTTACCCGGAAGTTGTGGTTCGCCCGAGGGAAATAGGGGTAAAAAAGCAGCTGGAAATGCTGCAGAACGAAGAGCTGGATCTGGGCTTTGTCTCTCTGACAGCGGAGAATCTTCCGGGACTGGTCCTGAAGCCACTTTTAAAAGAGGAGTTCGTTTTCATCGTGCCGCTGTCACACCCGCTTTCCGAGCTGGCCGCCCCGCCCGGAAAGCCTTTGACCGTACTGGAAGTGGAGCGGCTGAAAGACTTGACATTCAGCCTGATGTACAAGGAATCCACGCAGAGAAAAGTGATCGATTCCCTTTTTGTCAAGCACGGAATCGATTTGAAAGTATTTCTCACGACGGCCAGCAACCGGGCCAATATCTCCATGGTGAAAAACGGCCTCAGCTGTTCCATCCTGCCGTACTATTATGTCAGGAACAGGCGGGATGTCGCGTGTTTTCGGCTGTTCGACCGCCCTTCCTGGGCCCTGTGCGCCTGCTACCGGGCAAACCGTTACCTGAGCAATCCGGCAAAGCGCTTCACCGAGCTGGCAAAGGAATATTTTGAACAGGAAAACCGCCCGAAGATCGGGGAATAG
- a CDS encoding tripartite tricarboxylate transporter TctB family protein translates to MIEFYKYNFATSEMFFPKIIITLLIVLGICIVIPKVVRAVRAKQPLVAEGRHFFVENYDKLKLFGSIGLLIIYVFLLEQIHFIIASLLCIFGFNVLFCGTFKPKSLLISAASTIISVFGLWYLFGVLFNITLP, encoded by the coding sequence ATGATAGAGTTTTACAAATACAATTTTGCCACTTCAGAGATGTTTTTCCCAAAGATTATTATTACCCTTCTGATTGTTTTAGGAATCTGCATTGTGATACCAAAAGTGGTCAGGGCTGTTCGCGCCAAACAGCCGCTCGTAGCGGAAGGCCGCCATTTCTTTGTGGAGAACTATGATAAACTGAAGCTGTTCGGCTCCATCGGGCTTTTAATTATTTATGTTTTTTTGCTGGAGCAGATTCATTTTATCATAGCCAGCCTTCTCTGCATTTTCGGATTCAATGTCTTGTTTTGCGGGACTTTTAAACCAAAATCGCTTTTGATTTCAGCGGCCAGCACAATTATTTCCGTCTTCGGGCTGTGGTATCTCTTTGGCGTCCTGTTCAATATCACTCTTCCGTGA
- a CDS encoding tripartite tricarboxylate transporter substrate-binding protein codes for MKKLLSFILACAVMVTAFAGCSGGAGSSSKPEASTASSASNVDPASYLKGKNIRVVIGSTSVSGDTYLTADLLCRSINQKYGSNLKVDAIGAGRALQEIVKAKNENTIMIFHDMTYLGVLFGAYSEDQYKLENMTVGGSFAYNPGDCFAASASAPYKTIAEMGKWMSENPTKTVKLAVEAGGVSQIGFDAIYLWLKDTYGDKVAGNLKAFVTGSTQDKLQALWDGNCQGVYAATSAVEQYTKDGVKAQLKLNIIGLMAGKRLTGHDWPTFAEQGISLNGKPFEFTKEYFVFYGKKVPSEFVSAMDAAMKDICNSSDYISAMEKLGYKAQYQSSSEANSYIKHKRETYREIVKNAPDFNTLVG; via the coding sequence ATGAAAAAGCTTTTGTCTTTCATCTTGGCCTGTGCAGTCATGGTCACAGCATTCGCGGGTTGTAGCGGCGGTGCCGGAAGCTCTTCCAAACCGGAGGCCTCCACCGCTTCATCAGCTTCCAACGTGGATCCCGCAAGTTACTTAAAAGGGAAAAACATCCGGGTTGTGATTGGGTCCACATCGGTTTCCGGAGACACCTATCTGACGGCGGATCTTCTCTGCAGATCCATCAATCAGAAGTACGGCAGCAATCTGAAGGTCGACGCGATCGGTGCCGGCCGTGCCCTTCAGGAAATCGTCAAGGCCAAAAACGAGAACACCATTATGATATTTCACGACATGACGTACCTCGGTGTTTTGTTCGGCGCCTATTCGGAGGACCAGTACAAACTGGAAAACATGACTGTCGGCGGCAGCTTTGCTTATAATCCGGGAGACTGCTTCGCCGCTTCCGCCTCCGCGCCCTACAAAACCATTGCGGAAATGGGCAAGTGGATGAGCGAGAATCCGACTAAGACCGTCAAGCTTGCGGTGGAAGCGGGCGGCGTGTCCCAGATTGGCTTTGATGCGATCTACCTGTGGCTGAAGGATACCTACGGCGACAAGGTTGCCGGCAATCTGAAGGCATTTGTCACAGGCTCTACGCAGGACAAGCTTCAGGCCCTCTGGGACGGAAACTGCCAGGGCGTTTACGCTGCGACTTCCGCTGTGGAGCAATACACGAAAGACGGTGTAAAAGCCCAGCTGAAACTTAATATCATCGGCCTGATGGCCGGCAAGCGCCTGACCGGACACGACTGGCCCACCTTTGCGGAGCAGGGCATCTCTCTGAACGGAAAGCCGTTTGAATTCACGAAAGAATATTTTGTGTTCTACGGCAAGAAGGTTCCAAGCGAGTTTGTTTCCGCCATGGACGCCGCAATGAAAGATATCTGCAACAGCAGCGATTATATCTCAGCCATGGAAAAGCTTGGATATAAAGCTCAGTACCAGAGTTCCAGCGAGGCAAACTCCTATATCAAGCATAAACGCGAGACATACCGTGAAATTGTGAAAAATGCGCCGGACTTTAATACGCTGGTGGGGTAA
- a CDS encoding sigma 54-interacting transcriptional regulator: protein MIRILFFVPYPELKEKVVNVISRHPDSSRLSVTTELTRVDKTPMVDPKEYDIVIARGYTAIRVRKLYPELPIVELSMSGYDIVHALAECREKYKPQRVAICGFFTELYEVQEIARMFGCEAEVYQTQNYRQLIQILIKAKEIGCQAVIGGYFIQQAAEDLKIPSSIIRLGEDNINRAVNEAVHTMDLMRAERQRAESYRTIINSSKEGILHVGRDGIIHVYNHVAREFADEIPVLNHPLQESFPFLVKSCQQVLKTGMESIDEIYRIPGKEITVACSFIPVVVHGQVTGVVINLSDITRIQRLEGQIRRKLSDKGLCAKYTFQDIIHEDFSIERTIQTAKRYAMTESNIILVGETGTGKELFAQSIHNASTRSNGPFVAVNCAALPENLLESELFGYVEGAFTGTHKGGKMGLFEQAHNGTLFLDEISEISLSVQTKLLRALQEREVRRIGDDKVISVNVRIISATNRNLNDLVEKGRFRRDLLYRLDVLRIFVPPLRSRGKDVKLLFLHFLQKYQGGKEPCVNPKAFSLLYHYPFQGNVRELANIAERVGALGKEIISCDDLEQALYPPDVDSAIAERTAQDRNPRIKMSAGKEKDLIRKALQNCGGNRTQAAQLLGWDRTTLWRKMKKYPGLYPGE from the coding sequence TTGATTCGCATTCTATTTTTTGTTCCCTATCCGGAACTCAAGGAAAAAGTCGTCAATGTGATCAGTCGGCACCCGGACAGCTCGCGTCTGTCCGTTACGACGGAACTGACACGAGTGGATAAGACTCCGATGGTGGACCCTAAGGAATACGACATCGTCATCGCCCGCGGTTATACGGCGATCCGGGTAAGAAAACTGTATCCCGAGCTTCCAATCGTGGAACTGTCGATGTCTGGCTACGATATTGTCCATGCACTGGCGGAATGCCGGGAAAAATACAAACCGCAACGTGTCGCGATCTGCGGTTTTTTTACGGAGCTGTATGAGGTACAGGAAATCGCCCGGATGTTCGGGTGCGAAGCGGAAGTCTACCAGACTCAAAATTACAGGCAGCTGATCCAGATTCTCATCAAGGCGAAGGAGATTGGCTGTCAGGCCGTGATCGGCGGCTATTTTATCCAGCAGGCCGCGGAAGATTTGAAAATCCCTTCCAGCATTATCCGCTTGGGGGAGGACAATATCAACCGCGCGGTCAATGAAGCCGTTCACACAATGGATCTGATGCGGGCGGAGCGGCAGCGGGCAGAATCCTACAGGACCATCATTAATTCCTCCAAAGAAGGGATCCTTCATGTCGGCCGGGACGGGATTATCCATGTGTATAACCACGTTGCGCGTGAATTTGCAGATGAAATTCCGGTTTTAAATCATCCGCTCCAGGAAAGTTTCCCATTTCTGGTCAAAAGTTGTCAACAGGTGTTAAAAACGGGCATGGAATCCATCGATGAGATCTACCGGATTCCCGGAAAAGAAATCACGGTGGCGTGCAGTTTTATCCCTGTTGTAGTCCACGGGCAGGTGACGGGCGTCGTCATCAATCTTTCCGATATCACCCGGATTCAGAGATTAGAGGGACAGATCCGAAGGAAGCTGAGCGACAAAGGGCTATGTGCGAAGTACACGTTTCAGGATATTATTCATGAAGACTTTTCCATCGAAAGGACCATCCAGACCGCGAAACGTTATGCCATGACAGAATCTAATATTATTCTCGTGGGGGAAACTGGCACAGGGAAAGAGCTTTTTGCCCAAAGCATCCATAATGCGAGCACCCGCAGCAACGGACCATTCGTAGCCGTCAACTGCGCCGCCCTCCCGGAAAATCTGCTGGAAAGCGAATTGTTCGGCTATGTGGAAGGTGCTTTTACGGGAACGCACAAGGGTGGCAAAATGGGATTGTTCGAGCAGGCCCATAATGGAACCCTGTTTCTGGATGAAATCTCGGAAATTTCCCTGTCCGTCCAAACAAAATTACTACGTGCCCTGCAAGAGCGGGAAGTCCGGCGGATCGGAGACGACAAGGTTATTTCCGTCAACGTGCGCATTATATCCGCAACCAACAGGAACTTGAACGATTTAGTGGAAAAGGGCCGTTTTCGCCGGGATCTCCTTTATCGGCTGGATGTCCTGCGCATTTTCGTCCCGCCCCTCCGCAGCAGGGGAAAAGACGTAAAGTTGTTGTTTTTGCATTTCCTGCAAAAATATCAGGGCGGAAAAGAACCTTGTGTCAATCCAAAGGCGTTCAGCCTCCTGTATCATTACCCCTTTCAGGGCAATGTCCGCGAGCTTGCAAATATTGCGGAACGTGTTGGGGCGTTGGGGAAGGAAATCATCTCGTGTGATGATCTGGAACAGGCATTGTATCCGCCGGATGTCGACTCCGCGATAGCGGAACGGACCGCTCAAGATCGGAATCCCCGGATAAAGATGTCTGCCGGGAAAGAGAAAGATTTGATTCGCAAGGCATTGCAAAATTGCGGTGGAAACCGAACCCAGGCGGCCCAGCTGCTCGGCTGGGATCGCACGACTCTCTGGCGAAAAATGAAAAAGTACCCGGGCCTGTATCCAGGGGAATAG
- a CDS encoding NAD(P)H-dependent oxidoreductase, translated as MDYTNLFHRKDGKKSKVGIIGATRGYGYTLLAQIPKVRLMELRVICSRHSDECLNVLREIGYDEDKIVVCEDKAQVESAREDAILIVSDYRFVMESGITALVECTGNTAVSSDAALAALRKGINVYMVSKETDSVCGPLLNQVAAQSGAVYALVNGDQPRNLLDLYSWARLLGLDVVAAGKSSEYDFVWDRETGEFTCTDGSGISENLPEMLEHWRYRGPETLKARHKLLEKFTGVVSADLCEMNLVSNITGMVPASPFLSYPVAKISELANIFVPEEDGGILKRTGVVDVFYNLRGTDEASFCGGEFIVVRCENDRMWEILRSKGHVMSSNGKYACIYSPYHYMGMETPTSILLGDLMGIGTHPECRQVSVLAGVAQRDFPKGTVLKVEGHHHAIKGLIPQLIERKLSGNLAPFYLLNNAVLLNDVKKGEPITIHDVDLSQLETYKLYMQGLGL; from the coding sequence ATGGATTATACGAATCTGTTTCACCGCAAAGACGGCAAAAAATCAAAGGTGGGCATTATCGGGGCGACCCGCGGATACGGCTACACATTGCTTGCCCAGATCCCAAAGGTCAGACTGATGGAACTACGTGTCATCTGCTCCAGACATTCCGATGAATGTCTGAACGTACTCAGGGAAATCGGATACGACGAGGACAAGATCGTTGTCTGTGAAGATAAAGCGCAGGTCGAGAGTGCTCGCGAGGATGCGATTCTCATCGTAAGCGATTACCGCTTTGTTATGGAGAGCGGCATCACGGCGCTTGTGGAGTGCACCGGAAATACTGCGGTCAGTTCTGATGCCGCCCTTGCGGCCCTGAGGAAGGGGATTAATGTCTATATGGTTTCGAAAGAAACCGACAGTGTATGCGGGCCGCTACTGAATCAGGTGGCCGCGCAAAGCGGAGCCGTATATGCCCTTGTCAACGGCGATCAACCACGCAACCTTCTGGATCTTTACTCCTGGGCTAGGCTGCTGGGTTTGGATGTGGTAGCGGCGGGAAAGTCTAGCGAATATGACTTTGTTTGGGACAGGGAAACCGGAGAGTTTACCTGCACGGATGGCAGCGGAATCAGTGAAAACCTTCCCGAAATGCTGGAGCATTGGCGCTATCGCGGTCCGGAAACGCTGAAGGCGCGCCACAAGCTATTGGAAAAGTTCACCGGAGTGGTTTCTGCCGATTTGTGCGAGATGAATTTGGTCTCTAATATCACCGGCATGGTGCCCGCTTCGCCGTTTTTGAGCTATCCTGTCGCCAAAATCAGCGAGCTTGCCAACATTTTCGTTCCCGAAGAGGATGGCGGTATTCTCAAGCGTACCGGCGTTGTAGATGTGTTTTACAATTTGAGAGGTACCGACGAAGCCAGCTTTTGTGGCGGAGAGTTTATCGTCGTCAGATGCGAGAACGACAGGATGTGGGAGATCCTCAGGAGCAAGGGGCACGTCATGAGCAGCAACGGTAAGTACGCCTGCATCTATTCCCCCTATCACTACATGGGGATGGAGACGCCAACTTCCATTTTATTGGGAGATTTGATGGGCATTGGCACTCATCCGGAGTGCCGTCAGGTGTCGGTATTGGCGGGTGTGGCGCAGAGGGATTTCCCCAAAGGCACTGTGCTTAAGGTCGAAGGACATCATCATGCGATTAAAGGACTTATTCCGCAGCTTATCGAAAGAAAATTGAGTGGGAATCTGGCGCCTTTCTATCTTCTCAACAACGCTGTCTTGCTCAATGATGTGAAGAAGGGCGAGCCGATTACGATTCATGATGTCGATTTATCGCAACTGGAAACTTATAAGCTATATATGCAAGGCCTGGGTTTATAA
- a CDS encoding AEC family transporter — protein sequence MNQFLVMSEVQASLFVYLAVGYLMQKLGVITQPVRGGISNLLVTVLLPCMVFNSFHQEISAQQLISAAAILAVAFALSFFAWFTGWLVYRRYPQEKASILRYGTLIANSGFAGLPVIQSAYGATGLFYASIFIIPNRIFMWSAGVSMFQKGKSCNWVRDVWLNPGIIAVELGLLRMLLKIPLPGFVDTAISSMGNCTTAISIIVVGSILAEVDLKTIFSKDALLLSFIRLIFLPGCALIALKAIGFDQLATAVAVVLTGMPIGSTTAILGEKYGADSCFASKCIFVTTLLSLFTIPALTFFL from the coding sequence ATGAATCAATTTTTAGTGATGTCGGAGGTTCAGGCCTCCCTGTTCGTCTATCTTGCCGTGGGATATCTGATGCAGAAGCTCGGAGTGATCACACAGCCCGTGCGCGGCGGGATCTCCAACTTGCTGGTCACGGTCCTCCTGCCCTGCATGGTGTTCAACTCCTTTCATCAGGAGATCTCCGCTCAACAGTTGATTTCCGCCGCCGCGATTCTGGCCGTGGCGTTTGCCCTTAGCTTTTTCGCGTGGTTTACAGGCTGGCTGGTCTATCGCCGCTACCCGCAGGAAAAGGCGAGCATTCTGCGCTACGGAACTCTGATCGCAAATTCCGGCTTTGCCGGCCTGCCCGTGATTCAGAGCGCCTACGGCGCGACCGGGCTGTTTTACGCGTCCATTTTTATTATTCCGAACCGCATTTTTATGTGGAGCGCGGGAGTTTCCATGTTCCAAAAGGGAAAGAGCTGCAACTGGGTCCGCGACGTCTGGCTGAATCCGGGAATCATCGCGGTGGAGCTCGGCCTTCTCCGCATGCTGCTGAAAATTCCCCTGCCGGGCTTTGTGGATACCGCTATTTCCAGCATGGGCAACTGCACAACGGCAATCTCCATCATCGTCGTGGGGTCCATTCTGGCGGAAGTCGACCTGAAAACCATTTTCAGCAAAGACGCTCTGCTTCTTTCCTTCATCCGCCTGATTTTTCTGCCGGGGTGCGCGCTGATCGCCTTGAAAGCAATCGGGTTTGATCAGCTGGCGACCGCCGTGGCGGTTGTTCTGACCGGTATGCCCATCGGTTCCACGACGGCGATCCTCGGCGAAAAGTACGGGGCGGACTCCTGCTTTGCTTCCAAATGCATCTTTGTCACGACCCTGCTCAGCCTTTTCACGATTCCGGCGCTGACGTTTTTTCTGTGA
- a CDS encoding zinc-dependent alcohol dehydrogenase, with the protein MEKFITNAARLNGPYDIELIERELECGEDDIIVKNHRMGICGSDKSFYRGKLPPKTAEFRQDPKFPFLLGHESGGTVAAVGSRVSDFAVGDRVMAFGWCNNFAEYFRAKSFQLQPVPYNLDMDIASLGEPVACAMYSGLHCGVNLGDFVVVMGGGFAGQIIAQCAKKKGASCVVVVDVLEGKLRLAKKLGADEVIQLGNEDPVARVKKMTGGTGADVVIEAAGSEDSFNAATEMLRHNGKFVFYSWVTTPITLNISRWHDDGLEFINTCLVHHTWQQRYVWTPEALRPVAQGMIQIKPLITNEFKLDEIRQGFELADKDDTAVKICFRP; encoded by the coding sequence ATGGAAAAATTCATCACAAATGCGGCCCGTCTGAATGGACCGTATGACATCGAACTGATCGAGCGCGAGTTGGAATGCGGGGAAGACGATATTATCGTGAAGAACCACCGCATGGGAATCTGCGGCTCCGACAAAAGCTTCTACAGGGGAAAACTGCCGCCCAAGACGGCGGAATTCCGCCAGGACCCAAAGTTCCCGTTTCTGTTGGGACATGAAAGCGGGGGGACCGTGGCGGCCGTAGGCAGCCGGGTAAGCGATTTCGCCGTGGGCGACAGGGTGATGGCCTTCGGTTGGTGCAATAATTTTGCCGAATATTTCCGCGCAAAAAGCTTCCAACTCCAGCCGGTCCCCTACAATCTGGATATGGACATCGCCTCGTTGGGGGAACCCGTCGCATGCGCCATGTATTCCGGTTTGCACTGCGGCGTAAACCTGGGGGATTTTGTCGTGGTCATGGGCGGCGGCTTCGCGGGCCAGATCATCGCCCAGTGCGCAAAAAAGAAGGGCGCCTCCTGCGTGGTTGTCGTCGATGTTCTGGAGGGCAAGCTGCGCCTTGCAAAAAAGCTAGGGGCGGACGAAGTGATCCAGCTGGGCAATGAGGACCCCGTTGCCCGAGTGAAAAAAATGACGGGGGGTACCGGTGCCGACGTTGTGATAGAAGCCGCCGGAAGCGAAGATTCCTTTAACGCGGCGACCGAGATGCTTCGCCACAACGGGAAATTTGTATTTTACAGCTGGGTTACGACGCCGATTACGCTGAATATCAGCCGCTGGCATGACGACGGGCTGGAATTCATCAACACCTGTCTGGTGCATCATACTTGGCAGCAGCGCTATGTGTGGACACCGGAGGCCCTGCGGCCGGTCGCCCAAGGGATGATACAGATTAAGCCGCTGATTACAAACGAATTTAAACTGGATGAGATCCGGCAGGGATTCGAGCTGGCCGATAAGGATGACACCGCGGTCAAGATCTGTTTCCGCCCATAG